The Pseudobdellovibrionaceae bacterium genomic interval CCACCTCTTTCACAAAAAATTTTTTATTTGTTTTATCCATTTTTTAAAAGCCTTTGTACTTCTGTATAATCATTCCAAAAAAAAGTTTTGTTTTTTACTATTTGCTCTTGCTCATGCCCCTTGCCCGCAATAATTAAAACATCGTCTTTACCTTGTAAAGTCAAAGCAAATTGAATGGCTTCTTTTCTATTACAAATAACAAATAACTTATCTGGATAGTCAGAAACCTTTGTTCCATTTAAAATGTCTTTAATAATACTTTCTGGCTTTTCTTCTCTAGGATTATCAGAAGTTAACACAATAAAATGGGCAATTTTTAAAGCCTCTTGTAACATTAAAGGCCTTTTTAATTTGTCGCGATCCCCTCCGCAGCCAAAAACAATGCCCACTCTTTTAGCTAAAGGCTTTACCGAAAGCAATACAGAAGAAATAGCATTGGGAGTATGGGCATAATCTACAAAAATAGAAAGTTTACAGGTATTTTCTACCTTTTGTAACCTTCCCGGAATTCCTTTAAATAGCGACAAAGATTTTGCTAATGATTGTATATCATAACCAAAATCATAAGCCACAACAACGCTGGCCACAATATTATAAGCATTGTGCAAGCCAATTAAGGCCGTGGTAAAAACATAAATCTTTTTTTGAAACTTTAAACTAATGGTCATTCCCTCTAAATTTTCTTTAATAACTTTAAAAGAAAAATCTGCAGAAGAGTCTTGCCCATAAGTCCACCGCTTAAGATGCAAAGCTACTTGCAATTTTTTACCATAACTATCATCTATGTTAATGATTGCCGAACAAGGAGTTTGCATTAGCTCCCTTGCTTTTAAAAATAATTTTTGTTTTTCAGCAAAGTAATTAGCCATACTTTCATGATAATCTAAATGGTCTTGCGTTAAATTAGTAAAAACCACGGCTTGAAAAGGAAACACTATTAACCGGTGCTGACTTAACCCGTGGCTAGACACTTCTAAAATTAAGGTTGTCATTTTTTCTTGATTAAAATCTGCTAACCTTTGGTATAAATTTAAAACACTGGGGCTAGTTAAAGCAGTAGGCCATACTTTTTTATTAATGTGGTGATTAACGGTTCCCATTACTCCTGGTACTTCTTTTTGTTGTCGCAATAAAAATTCTAATAAATAACTAATACTAGTTTTTCCATTTGTGCCGGTAATACCTACCGACTTTATATTTTGCAATTTATTTTTATGAAAAGCATAAGCTAGGTTAGACAATAATTTTCGAGTATCAGAAACGGGAATACACAAAACTCCGTCTTGTTTATAAATTTTTGTACTTAACAAGGATTCTAAAAAAATAACAGAAACTTTTTTACCAATCACCTCTTTAATTGCCGAATGTCCGTCAAACAAAGCCCCTTTAATGGCAACAAAACAAGAACCCGCAACCACTTTTCTAGAATCATCAAAAATATTAGAAATAGCTATTTCATTAAATTCTTTAGAAATAAACTGCTTAGCTATTTTTTGAAATTCTATATCAGGACAATTTAAAAGAGTTGTTTTTAACAACATAACTAAAAATGTTTAAGAACCAATTTAATGGTTTTAATTTTTTTTAATGAAGTTCCAGGAAGAGGTCGCATAGAATAAACTTGCCCCGAACCTTTTACTTTATATTTAAAATTTTTAATACTTTGTAATTTTTTAATCGCCTCTCGCAAACTAAGGTTTTTTAAATTAGGCATTATTTTTTTTACAGTCACCTTTAGCAATGATGACAAAACCCTTTGCTGTGCTTTTTTGTAACTAGATAATTTTTTTGTTTGTGCTTTGGTTTTTTTCACTACACTGTTTTGATGTTTATTTATTAAAGGTGGAATTTTTGCCCAAGACAATGCACTAGCAGCTAATTTAGAAAATAAAGGAGCAGCTACTTGAGAGGCATAAAATTTCTTACCTTTGGGGTTATCGACAATAACATACACCACAAATTTTGGGTCATTTACAGGAAAGAACCCAGCAAAACTAGAAACATAAGCTCCTTTTAAATACGCCCCCTTTCCTGGGTCAATTTTTTGAGCAGTTCCCGTTTTTCCTGCAACCAAATACCCCGAAACTCTAGCTGCCTTTCCCGTAGAATGTAAACTAGTAGAACTTAATAATAATAACTTTAAAATATGCGCTTCTCGACTACTAAGAACTCTTCTAATTATTTTTGGTTTTATTTTTTTAACCACACTACCGTCAGCCCTAGTAATGGCTTTTACAAAGTGTGGCTGTTTTAAAACCCCGCCATTAGCAATAGCCGCGTAAGCATTAGCCATTTGCAAAGCACTAACGGCAATGCCTTGCCCAAAAGACACATTAGCTAATAAATGTGGCTTCCACGGTAACTTTTGTAAAATACCACGAACTTCACCAGAAAAATCTACTCCTGTTTTAGCACCAAAGCCAAAATCCTGTAACACTTTTCGCAGTTTTGCATCTCCTAAAACTAAAGCCATTTTACTCATTCCAATATTAGAAGAAAAGCGTAAAATATCTTTTATAGCTAACCACTTAAAGTTATGATTTTTATGTGCCTCTCTAATAATATGTGGCCCTACTTTAAAGGTTTTTTTACCAATCCAAAATTTACTATTGGGTTTAATACTCCCCTGCTTTAATGCAGCAGCTACTACAAAAGGTTTAAATGTGCTACCTGGTTCAAAGATATCCACTATTGCTTTGTTTCGCTTTAGCTGATTGGCAGTAGTGCTTGCTTTAAGTAAATCATAACCAGGGGTATTAGCCATAGCTAATATTGCCGAACTTTGTGCATCTAAAATTAGTGCGGTTACAGCGTCGGCTTGATACAATTTTTGTGTTTTATCAATTTCTTTTTCTAAAATGTTTTGTAAATCAGAAACTATATTTAATTCTAAATTTAAGCCTCGACT includes:
- a CDS encoding UDP-N-acetylmuramoyl-L-alanyl-D-glutamate--2,6-diaminopimelate ligase, with amino-acid sequence MLLKTTLLNCPDIEFQKIAKQFISKEFNEIAISNIFDDSRKVVAGSCFVAIKGALFDGHSAIKEVIGKKVSVIFLESLLSTKIYKQDGVLCIPVSDTRKLLSNLAYAFHKNKLQNIKSVGITGTNGKTSISYLLEFLLRQQKEVPGVMGTVNHHINKKVWPTALTSPSVLNLYQRLADFNQEKMTTLILEVSSHGLSQHRLIVFPFQAVVFTNLTQDHLDYHESMANYFAEKQKLFLKARELMQTPCSAIINIDDSYGKKLQVALHLKRWTYGQDSSADFSFKVIKENLEGMTISLKFQKKIYVFTTALIGLHNAYNIVASVVVAYDFGYDIQSLAKSLSLFKGIPGRLQKVENTCKLSIFVDYAHTPNAISSVLLSVKPLAKRVGIVFGCGGDRDKLKRPLMLQEALKIAHFIVLTSDNPREEKPESIIKDILNGTKVSDYPDKLFVICNRKEAIQFALTLQGKDDVLIIAGKGHEQEQIVKNKTFFWNDYTEVQRLLKNG
- a CDS encoding transpeptidase family protein gives rise to the protein MLKNRFILLSISFFCVSVVLILRLAQVQLFSNKKLQNLENINFKKVLKLAPKRGQIFDAQGKALVINTPSYSLYANPKKIKNVLKLSRALSKELSTSAFSIYKKLHKPKKQFVWIARKLSLQKKESISKIASKAIAFVEETKRFYPYRKHLSTVLGFVDVDSKGLEGLELFYNQTLSKAKEEAYSILKDAKGRGLLEKGTLFKSSRGLNLELNIVSDLQNILEKEIDKTQKLYQADAVTALILDAQSSAILAMANTPGYDLLKASTTANQLKRNKAIVDIFEPGSTFKPFVVAAALKQGSIKPNSKFWIGKKTFKVGPHIIREAHKNHNFKWLAIKDILRFSSNIGMSKMALVLGDAKLRKVLQDFGFGAKTGVDFSGEVRGILQKLPWKPHLLANVSFGQGIAVSALQMANAYAAIANGGVLKQPHFVKAITRADGSVVKKIKPKIIRRVLSSREAHILKLLLLSSTSLHSTGKAARVSGYLVAGKTGTAQKIDPGKGAYLKGAYVSSFAGFFPVNDPKFVVYVIVDNPKGKKFYASQVAAPLFSKLAASALSWAKIPPLINKHQNSVVKKTKAQTKKLSSYKKAQQRVLSSLLKVTVKKIMPNLKNLSLREAIKKLQSIKNFKYKVKGSGQVYSMRPLPGTSLKKIKTIKLVLKHF